One part of the Sorangiineae bacterium MSr11954 genome encodes these proteins:
- a CDS encoding germacradienol/geosmin synthase produces MQAFKLPEFYMPYPARLNPNLERARAHTMAWAKEMGMLDAPKPGGGVVWTEEQLAKMDYALMCAYTHPDCDGAKLDLITDWYVWVFFFDDHFLEHFKYSRNVRGGQEYLDQLERFMIREGETSPEPTNPAEAGLKDLWARTTPAMSGAWRERFITTSHNLMVESMWELHNIELGRIANPIEYVQMRRRVGGAPWSANLVEFAVGAEVPANIAASRPMEVLRDTFSDAVHLRNDLFSYQREVQEEGENSNAVLVFERFFDCSTQEAAELVNDQLTSRLQQFENTALTEVPALFADHAVPPNEQLAVAAYVKGLQDWQSGGHEWHARSSRYMNEGAVKEPSYALPGPTGIGTSATRLPSLGLVRRAKQHAHEPFAVVGHLQLPELYMPFSFRTSPHIHAARRDAVGWARSMGMFDSVPGVERGGIWDERRFIGFDFAHCAAMIHSDAHLEQLQLSSDWLAWGTYGDDYFPWVFGAARNLAAAKVANTRLAAFMPLDGGVTPEPTNPIERGLADLWRRTVKPMKDEARLQFRETIEDMTASWLWELANQAQNRIPDPIDYVEMRRKTFGSDFTLTLAKLAHFDVVPRELSQTRVMHEMETAAQDYACFTNDLFSYQKEVEFEGELHNIVLVIEHFLDVDRFRARDIVAELMKLRMQQFELIVSRDLPAMFDDFGLEQPVRAILTQHAEHLQSWMSGILEWHRRCARYTEAELRRSRAALSPSAPPAPRDRSFMPTGLGTSAVRLAASLKSHAG; encoded by the coding sequence ATGCAGGCGTTCAAACTGCCCGAGTTTTATATGCCGTATCCGGCGAGGCTCAACCCGAACCTGGAGCGCGCCCGCGCGCACACCATGGCGTGGGCCAAGGAAATGGGGATGCTCGATGCCCCCAAGCCCGGCGGCGGGGTGGTGTGGACCGAGGAGCAGCTGGCCAAAATGGATTACGCGCTCATGTGCGCGTATACCCATCCCGATTGCGATGGTGCCAAGCTGGATTTGATCACCGATTGGTACGTCTGGGTGTTTTTCTTCGACGATCACTTCCTCGAGCACTTCAAATATTCGCGCAATGTCCGGGGCGGGCAGGAGTACCTGGATCAGCTCGAGCGCTTCATGATCCGCGAGGGAGAAACGTCGCCGGAGCCCACCAACCCCGCGGAGGCCGGCCTAAAGGATCTCTGGGCGCGCACCACGCCGGCCATGTCGGGTGCATGGCGGGAACGCTTCATCACCACGTCGCACAATTTGATGGTGGAGTCGATGTGGGAGCTCCACAACATCGAGCTTGGCCGGATTGCCAACCCCATCGAGTACGTGCAAATGCGGCGAAGGGTGGGGGGCGCGCCCTGGTCGGCGAATTTGGTCGAGTTTGCGGTGGGCGCGGAGGTCCCGGCGAACATCGCAGCCTCGCGCCCGATGGAGGTCCTGCGCGACACGTTCTCCGACGCCGTGCACCTGCGCAACGATCTGTTTTCGTACCAGCGCGAGGTGCAGGAAGAAGGGGAGAACTCCAACGCGGTGCTGGTGTTCGAGCGGTTCTTCGATTGCAGCACGCAAGAGGCCGCGGAGCTGGTGAACGATCAGCTCACCTCCCGCTTGCAGCAGTTCGAGAACACGGCGCTGACCGAGGTTCCAGCCCTGTTCGCGGATCACGCGGTGCCCCCGAACGAGCAGCTCGCCGTGGCGGCCTATGTCAAAGGCCTGCAAGACTGGCAATCGGGCGGGCACGAGTGGCACGCGCGCTCCAGCCGTTACATGAACGAGGGCGCGGTCAAAGAGCCCTCGTACGCGCTCCCCGGTCCCACCGGCATCGGCACCTCCGCCACGCGGCTGCCGAGCCTCGGTCTGGTGCGACGGGCCAAGCAGCACGCCCACGAGCCTTTTGCGGTGGTGGGCCATCTGCAGCTGCCGGAGCTGTATATGCCGTTTTCTTTCCGCACCAGCCCGCATATCCATGCGGCGCGCCGGGACGCGGTGGGCTGGGCGCGGAGCATGGGCATGTTCGACTCGGTGCCCGGCGTCGAGCGCGGCGGCATTTGGGACGAGCGGCGGTTCATTGGGTTCGATTTCGCCCACTGCGCCGCCATGATCCACTCCGACGCCCATCTGGAGCAGCTCCAGCTGTCATCGGACTGGCTCGCGTGGGGCACCTACGGCGACGACTATTTTCCGTGGGTGTTCGGGGCCGCGCGCAACCTCGCCGCCGCCAAGGTCGCCAACACCCGACTCGCTGCGTTCATGCCGCTCGATGGCGGGGTCACCCCCGAGCCGACGAACCCCATCGAACGCGGCCTCGCCGATCTCTGGCGCCGCACCGTGAAGCCGATGAAGGACGAGGCCCGGCTGCAGTTTCGCGAGACCATCGAGGACATGACCGCGAGCTGGCTCTGGGAGCTCGCCAACCAAGCGCAAAACCGCATCCCCGATCCCATCGACTACGTGGAAATGCGCCGCAAGACATTTGGATCGGACTTCACCCTCACGCTCGCGAAGCTGGCCCACTTCGATGTGGTGCCGCGAGAGCTCTCCCAAACGCGCGTCATGCACGAAATGGAGACCGCGGCGCAGGACTACGCGTGCTTCACCAACGATTTGTTCTCCTACCAAAAAGAGGTGGAGTTCGAGGGCGAGCTTCACAACATCGTGCTGGTGATCGAGCACTTCCTCGACGTCGATCGCTTCAGGGCCCGCGACATCGTGGCGGAGCTCATGAAGTTGCGCATGCAACAATTCGAGCTCATCGTGAGCCGGGACCTGCCCGCGATGTTCGATGACTTCGGCCTCGAACAACCCGTCCGCGCGATCCTCACCCAACACGCCGAGCACCTTCAAAGCTGGATGTCCGGCATCCTCGAATGGCACCGCCGGTGCGCGCGCTACACGGAGGCCGAGCTCCGTCGCTCCCGCGCCGCGCTCTCCCCCAGTGCGCCGCCCGCGCCGCGCGATCGGTCCTTCATGCCCACGGGGCTGGGCACCTCCGCGGTGCGCCTCGCGGCATCGTTGAAGTCCCACGCGGGATAG
- the glgP gene encoding alpha-glucan family phosphorylase, producing MPTLRRYTVLPRLPAPLERLRDIAHNLWWAWSPVAVSLFVRVDPDLYDEVFGNPIELLSRASQRRLDELSTDDAFLSHLEMAWSTFQAYMSREGWFKKTYPDAQNARIAYFSMEYGLHQCLPIYSGGLGVLAGDHLKTASDLGIPLVGVGLAYAEGYFRQVLNDDGWQGERYPINDWPRLPVQPVRTADGKRLMIRVAYPDRNVLAQLWKVQVGRVPLFLLDTNVEENAKADRAITGPLYGGDQEFRVRQEIMLGIGGVHALEAMGMTPTACHMNEGHSAFLALERIGRLMRERGASFAVAGEANSAASIFTTHTPVPAGNDVFQADLVRRYLEPYRAALGISEEQLLGLGRVDPRDTKSAFSMPVLAIRSADHYNGVSALHGEVSRKMYQTLWPELPEHEVPIGSVTNGVHIASWISSEHGALYTRYLGPRWADEVDDAALWARAQNIPDAELWQTHEHRRHRLVQLCRHWRRLAAERRQLAPEEVERAEQVLDPRALTIGFARRFATYKRATLLFSDMARVKRLLCDPDRPVQLVFAGKAHPQDKGGKELIRSIVHASRDPELQRRVVFIEDYDMRIARAMVSGVDVWLNTPRRPHEASGTSGMKAAANGALNVSVLDGWWAEAWKSHGSEVGWAIGRGEEYEDGLGDALEAEVLYDLLEREVVPLFFDRTPHDQLPRGWIKRMKNAISKLVPEFNTARMVREYTETFYVPAITLSEKLRADNLAEAERLTRWKEKVRQAWPHVAIHSVALRSKEQLYVGEAMDVEAVVDLGALASDDVVVELYHGPAAAGQDLPHGEVIPMSLASRSPEGRHIYHGAIPARDSGSHAFAVRIMPHNTALTHPYETSLVRWG from the coding sequence ATGCCGACGCTCCGTCGATACACGGTTCTTCCGCGCCTCCCCGCCCCCCTCGAGCGCCTGCGCGACATCGCGCACAACCTGTGGTGGGCGTGGTCCCCCGTCGCAGTTTCCCTCTTCGTTCGCGTCGATCCCGATCTCTACGACGAAGTCTTCGGCAACCCCATCGAGCTCCTGTCGCGCGCCTCGCAGCGAAGGCTCGACGAGCTCTCCACCGACGATGCCTTCCTCAGCCACCTCGAGATGGCGTGGAGCACCTTCCAGGCCTACATGTCGCGCGAGGGGTGGTTCAAAAAGACGTACCCCGACGCTCAGAATGCGCGCATCGCGTACTTCTCCATGGAGTACGGGCTGCACCAGTGTCTGCCCATCTACTCGGGTGGTCTGGGGGTGCTGGCCGGCGATCACCTGAAGACGGCGAGCGATCTGGGCATCCCGCTGGTGGGCGTGGGCCTCGCCTACGCCGAGGGCTATTTCCGCCAGGTGCTCAACGACGACGGCTGGCAAGGCGAGCGCTATCCCATCAACGACTGGCCGCGCCTGCCCGTGCAGCCCGTGCGCACGGCCGACGGCAAGCGGCTCATGATCCGGGTCGCCTACCCCGATCGCAACGTGCTCGCCCAGCTCTGGAAGGTGCAGGTCGGGCGGGTGCCGCTGTTCTTGCTCGACACCAATGTCGAGGAGAACGCCAAGGCCGATCGCGCCATCACGGGCCCGCTCTACGGCGGCGATCAGGAGTTCCGCGTGCGCCAGGAGATCATGCTGGGCATCGGCGGCGTGCACGCCCTGGAGGCGATGGGCATGACGCCGACCGCGTGCCATATGAACGAGGGCCACTCCGCCTTCTTGGCGCTCGAGCGCATCGGGCGCTTGATGCGCGAGCGCGGCGCCAGCTTCGCGGTGGCGGGCGAGGCCAACTCCGCGGCCAGCATCTTCACCACGCACACCCCCGTGCCCGCCGGCAACGACGTGTTCCAGGCCGATCTGGTGCGCCGCTACCTCGAGCCGTACCGGGCGGCGCTCGGCATCAGCGAGGAGCAGCTGCTCGGCCTCGGCCGCGTCGATCCGCGCGACACCAAGAGCGCCTTCTCGATGCCGGTGCTCGCCATCCGCTCGGCCGACCACTACAACGGCGTGAGCGCGCTCCACGGCGAGGTCTCGCGCAAGATGTACCAGACGCTCTGGCCCGAGCTGCCCGAGCACGAGGTGCCGATTGGCTCGGTCACCAACGGCGTGCACATCGCGTCGTGGATCAGCTCCGAACATGGTGCACTCTACACGCGTTACCTGGGCCCGCGCTGGGCCGACGAGGTCGACGATGCGGCCCTCTGGGCGCGCGCGCAGAACATCCCCGACGCGGAGCTCTGGCAGACGCACGAGCACCGCCGCCACCGCCTGGTGCAACTCTGCCGTCACTGGCGCAGGCTGGCGGCCGAGCGCCGGCAGCTCGCCCCGGAGGAGGTCGAGCGCGCCGAGCAGGTGCTCGATCCGCGCGCGCTCACCATCGGCTTCGCGCGCAGGTTCGCCACGTACAAGCGCGCCACCTTGCTCTTCAGCGACATGGCGCGGGTCAAGCGGCTGCTCTGCGATCCCGATCGCCCCGTGCAGCTCGTCTTCGCCGGCAAGGCGCACCCGCAGGACAAAGGCGGCAAGGAGCTGATTCGCTCCATCGTCCACGCCAGCCGCGATCCCGAGCTCCAACGCCGCGTGGTGTTCATCGAGGACTACGACATGCGCATCGCGCGCGCCATGGTCTCCGGGGTCGACGTGTGGCTCAACACCCCCCGCCGTCCGCACGAGGCCAGCGGCACCAGCGGCATGAAGGCGGCCGCCAACGGCGCGCTGAATGTCAGCGTGCTCGATGGCTGGTGGGCGGAGGCCTGGAAGAGCCACGGCTCGGAGGTGGGCTGGGCCATCGGCCGCGGCGAAGAGTACGAGGATGGCCTGGGCGACGCGCTCGAGGCCGAGGTCCTCTACGATCTGCTCGAGCGCGAGGTGGTGCCGCTCTTCTTCGACCGCACCCCGCACGATCAGCTGCCGCGCGGCTGGATCAAGCGCATGAAGAACGCCATCTCCAAGCTGGTGCCCGAGTTCAACACGGCGCGCATGGTGCGCGAGTACACGGAGACCTTCTATGTGCCCGCCATCACCCTCTCCGAAAAGCTCCGCGCCGACAACCTGGCCGAGGCCGAGCGCCTGACCCGCTGGAAAGAAAAAGTGCGCCAAGCGTGGCCCCACGTCGCCATCCACTCCGTGGCCCTGCGCTCCAAGGAGCAACTCTATGTCGGCGAAGCCATGGACGTCGAAGCGGTGGTCGACCTCGGCGCCCTCGCCTCCGACGATGTCGTGGTCGAGCTCTACCACGGCCCCGCCGCCGCCGGCCAAGACCTCCCCCACGGCGAGGTCATCCCCATGAGCCTCGCCTCCCGCTCCCCCGAGGGCCGCCACATCTACCACGGCGCCATCCCCGCCCGCGACAGCGGCTCCCACGCCTTCGCCGTCCGCATCATGCCGCACAACACGGCGCTGACGCATCCTTACGAGACGAGCTTGGTGCGCTGGGGTTAG
- a CDS encoding cyclase family protein, producing the protein MTRSTRLASLVLLAAWPLAASCDKKEPPAKQGLWDIYENRLKQAKYIDLTHAFNPTIPVWPGFGAAKFKPTVAGRGIPDFIKPGDEFTYKQHGFIASSYELTTDQYGTQLDPPAHWDEYGATISDLPPTFSVRPLVVIDIHEQVAKDPGYHCTVDDIKAWEGRHGTIPEGSVVMIRSDWYKKWNEVERFAVAPFPGIKLDALKLLHLERKILFHGHEPLDTDTTPTLEGEAWLMHNHFAQAEGVANLDKVPEAGALVSIGYAKPEGGTGGFARFVAIAPPDWHEGVSVAQAPGAPLPKQPHPLKRDANGVLKPTP; encoded by the coding sequence ATGACCCGATCCACGCGCCTCGCATCCCTGGTTCTATTGGCAGCATGGCCTCTCGCCGCTTCGTGCGACAAGAAGGAGCCGCCTGCGAAGCAAGGCTTGTGGGATATTTACGAGAATCGGCTCAAGCAAGCAAAGTACATCGATTTGACGCACGCCTTCAATCCCACCATCCCGGTGTGGCCAGGCTTCGGCGCCGCCAAGTTCAAGCCCACCGTCGCCGGGCGGGGGATTCCCGACTTCATCAAGCCCGGGGACGAGTTTACGTACAAGCAACATGGCTTCATCGCATCGAGCTACGAATTGACCACCGATCAATACGGCACCCAGCTCGATCCGCCCGCGCATTGGGACGAATACGGCGCCACCATCAGCGATTTGCCGCCCACGTTCTCCGTGCGCCCCTTGGTCGTCATCGACATTCACGAGCAGGTCGCCAAAGATCCCGGCTACCACTGCACGGTCGACGATATCAAAGCATGGGAAGGCCGGCATGGCACCATCCCCGAGGGCTCGGTGGTGATGATCCGCTCCGACTGGTACAAGAAGTGGAATGAGGTCGAGCGATTCGCCGTGGCGCCTTTTCCGGGCATCAAGCTCGATGCGCTCAAGCTCCTGCACCTCGAGCGCAAGATCCTCTTCCACGGCCACGAGCCGCTCGACACCGATACGACCCCCACCCTCGAGGGCGAGGCGTGGCTGATGCATAACCATTTCGCACAGGCCGAGGGTGTCGCAAACCTGGACAAGGTCCCCGAGGCGGGCGCCCTGGTATCCATCGGTTATGCCAAGCCGGAGGGCGGCACCGGCGGCTTTGCGCGGTTCGTCGCCATCGCGCCGCCCGACTGGCACGAGGGTGTTTCGGTCGCCCAGGCGCCCGGCGCTCCATTGCCCAAGCAGCCGCACCCTCTCAAACGCGACGCCAACGGCGTGCTCAAGCCCACCCCTTAG
- a CDS encoding GTPase domain-containing protein, translated as MTVRLQLFTVPGQVYYSATRKLVLTGADGIVFVADSQGARLDANQESLEDLNANLADHGRALSQMPHAFQWNKRDLADVVSEDELDRRFNLFSAPSVGTVATRGDGVFEGLEQITKLTMETYREELPNRREIIMLLDDETSGIADAIRGLAESPRPKPDARPQMAQPHDKRSPVVRASPVARPSPVGQAAHALARDPDGPQPRPALARGDGSQSGSYLVPTVSPSSQGGTVFTMAELWPEADRDAVRKCEHLLGAHDALGAIMACDVLLTRVLASAAGLGGSVDAPRDPGLVCLLLGLDGRRYLKFRSLVRAARQSDEVGFRDALECYSFVVEARRNATGLAATVI; from the coding sequence ATGACGGTGCGGCTGCAGCTCTTTACGGTGCCGGGCCAGGTCTACTACAGCGCCACGCGCAAGCTGGTGCTGACGGGCGCCGACGGCATCGTCTTCGTGGCCGACTCGCAGGGCGCGCGCCTCGACGCGAACCAGGAGTCGCTCGAGGATCTGAACGCCAACTTGGCCGACCACGGGCGGGCGCTCTCGCAGATGCCGCACGCGTTCCAGTGGAACAAGCGCGACCTCGCGGACGTGGTCTCGGAGGACGAGCTCGATCGGCGCTTCAATTTGTTCAGCGCGCCGTCGGTGGGGACCGTGGCCACGCGCGGCGATGGGGTGTTCGAGGGCTTGGAGCAGATCACCAAGCTGACCATGGAGACCTACCGCGAGGAGCTGCCGAACCGCCGCGAGATCATCATGCTGCTCGACGACGAGACGTCGGGCATCGCCGATGCCATCCGCGGTCTGGCCGAGTCCCCGCGCCCCAAGCCGGACGCGCGCCCCCAAATGGCGCAGCCGCACGACAAGCGTTCGCCGGTGGTCCGCGCCTCGCCGGTGGCTCGTCCCTCGCCCGTGGGGCAAGCGGCGCACGCGCTGGCGCGCGATCCCGACGGCCCTCAGCCGCGTCCGGCGCTCGCGCGCGGCGATGGCTCGCAGAGCGGCTCGTACTTGGTGCCGACGGTGTCCCCCTCGTCGCAGGGGGGCACAGTGTTCACCATGGCCGAGCTATGGCCCGAGGCGGACCGCGACGCCGTTCGCAAGTGCGAGCATTTGCTGGGGGCGCACGACGCGCTGGGGGCCATCATGGCGTGCGACGTGCTCCTCACCCGCGTGCTCGCCTCCGCCGCAGGCCTGGGCGGCTCGGTCGATGCGCCGCGCGATCCGGGGCTCGTGTGCCTCTTGCTCGGCCTCGACGGCCGTCGTTACCTGAAATTCCGTTCGCTCGTGCGCGCGGCGCGGCAGAGCGACGAGGTCGGCTTTCGCGACGCGCTGGAGTGCTACTCCTTCGTCGTGGAGGCCCGCCGCAATGCGACGGGCTTGGCCGCGACCGTGATTTAG
- a CDS encoding nucleotide sugar dehydrogenase — protein MPTEGNERIAVIGLGYVGLPVALAFARQFPGTVGFDIDKKKVEELQNGYDRNHEVSKEVLTGTPLRASSDPNDLKGITFFVVAVPTPVDEHNVPDLTPVIRASETVGKALAKGGVVVYESTVYPGVTEDVCGPILARVSGLDRKDFRLGYSPERINPGDTEHTLERIVKVVSGEDGPTLERVANTYGAIIQAGVHRAPSIKVAEAAKVIENTQRDLNIALMNELAIIFDRMDIRTSDVLAAAATKWNFLKFKPGLVGGHCIGVDPYYLTTKAEQLGYQPQVILAGRRINNNVGPFVAQRTVKLLIDADLHVKGAKVGVLGLTFKENVNDLRNSKVPDILTELDQFGIKALIHDPLANGPEAVHEYGLHLSDLSAFQDLDALIFAVSHEAYMKLGQAKIQSFLRPGGVFVDVKSAFDPRKVDRNIRYWSL, from the coding sequence ATGCCAACCGAAGGAAACGAACGGATCGCCGTCATCGGACTCGGATACGTCGGTCTACCGGTGGCGCTTGCCTTCGCGCGCCAATTTCCTGGGACCGTCGGTTTCGACATCGACAAGAAGAAAGTCGAAGAACTCCAGAACGGCTACGACCGAAACCACGAGGTGAGCAAAGAAGTGCTCACCGGCACCCCGCTCCGGGCGTCCAGCGATCCGAACGATCTCAAAGGCATCACCTTCTTCGTCGTCGCGGTGCCGACCCCGGTCGACGAGCACAACGTCCCCGACCTCACGCCGGTCATCCGCGCCTCCGAAACCGTGGGCAAGGCGCTCGCAAAGGGCGGCGTGGTCGTCTACGAATCCACCGTCTACCCCGGGGTCACCGAGGACGTGTGCGGCCCGATCTTGGCGCGCGTATCCGGCCTCGATCGCAAGGATTTTCGCCTGGGCTACTCGCCCGAGCGCATCAACCCCGGCGACACGGAGCACACGTTGGAGCGCATCGTGAAGGTGGTCTCCGGCGAGGACGGCCCCACGTTGGAGCGCGTGGCCAACACATACGGCGCGATCATCCAGGCCGGCGTTCACCGCGCGCCGTCCATCAAGGTGGCCGAGGCGGCCAAGGTCATCGAGAACACGCAGCGCGATTTGAACATCGCCCTGATGAACGAGCTGGCCATCATCTTCGACCGCATGGATATCCGCACCAGCGACGTGCTCGCGGCGGCGGCCACCAAGTGGAACTTCCTCAAGTTCAAGCCGGGCCTGGTCGGCGGTCACTGCATCGGCGTCGATCCCTATTACCTCACGACCAAGGCCGAGCAGCTCGGCTACCAGCCGCAGGTCATCCTCGCGGGCCGCCGCATCAACAACAACGTGGGTCCCTTCGTGGCCCAGCGCACGGTCAAGCTCCTCATCGACGCGGATCTCCACGTCAAGGGCGCGAAGGTGGGCGTCTTGGGGCTCACGTTCAAGGAGAACGTCAACGACCTTCGCAACAGCAAGGTCCCCGACATCCTGACCGAGCTCGATCAATTCGGCATCAAGGCGCTCATCCACGATCCGCTGGCCAACGGGCCGGAGGCCGTACACGAGTACGGGCTGCACCTCTCCGATCTGAGCGCCTTCCAAGATCTGGACGCGCTCATCTTCGCCGTCTCCCACGAGGCGTACATGAAGCTCGGCCAAGCCAAGATTCAGTCCTTTTTGCGTCCCGGCGGCGTGTTCGTCGACGTCAAGAGCGCCTTCGATCCGCGCAAGGTCGATCGCAACATCCGCTACTGGAGCCTCTGA
- a CDS encoding protein tyrosine phosphatase has product MRDFIDLHSHWIAHIDDGARSPELGIALLSRLHQAGFSKVIATPHMRPGMFDNDRPALERAYEAMTPHIHEAREAKVALPEIGLASEHFFDDIVYRRLVQGQGLPYPGTRVCLIELPPQSFPAFLQARLFDLRRAGLTPVLAHPERYQPVWKDPAVLTPLLDAGTHLQLDLCSLVGKYGRKAQRAAEELLEGEAYEIACSDAHKPDDVDAVVSSIERLESLVGRDERARLLIQGPRTLLAPKPD; this is encoded by the coding sequence ATGCGCGATTTTATCGATCTCCATAGCCACTGGATCGCCCACATCGACGACGGTGCACGCAGCCCCGAGCTGGGCATCGCCCTCCTTTCCCGCCTGCACCAGGCCGGCTTTTCCAAGGTGATCGCCACGCCCCATATGCGTCCAGGTATGTTCGACAACGACCGGCCCGCACTGGAGCGGGCGTATGAGGCGATGACCCCCCACATCCATGAGGCGCGCGAGGCCAAGGTGGCCCTGCCCGAAATCGGCCTAGCCAGCGAGCACTTTTTCGACGACATCGTCTACCGGCGGCTGGTTCAAGGCCAAGGCCTCCCCTACCCCGGCACGCGCGTCTGCTTGATCGAGCTGCCGCCGCAATCCTTCCCCGCCTTCCTTCAAGCGCGCCTCTTCGATCTCCGCCGGGCCGGTCTCACCCCCGTCCTCGCCCACCCCGAGCGCTACCAACCCGTGTGGAAAGACCCTGCCGTGCTCACCCCCCTGCTCGACGCCGGCACGCACCTGCAGCTCGACCTCTGCTCGTTGGTGGGAAAGTACGGCCGCAAGGCCCAGCGGGCGGCCGAGGAGCTCCTCGAGGGCGAGGCCTACGAGATCGCCTGCTCCGACGCCCACAAGCCGGACGACGTCGATGCCGTGGTTTCGAGCATCGAACGACTCGAATCGCTCGTCGGACGCGACGAACGAGCACGTTTGCTCATCCAAGGCCCTCGCACACTGCTAGCTCCCAAACCCGACTGA
- a CDS encoding aldehyde dehydrogenase family protein, whose protein sequence is MGVVQFEKGAAVGTNGGPPAGEIIRSYAPASGELLGEVPVMSQNEIFAVVERARKAQAAWGVLPVAERCERLLRLRDAIVEHAEELVETITRECGKPRHEALAHEVTIIADLLTHYCRRAPDVLAPRPIDLHLFKHRKSYVHYTPRGVVGVISPWNYPFSIPMGDVVFALITGSAAVLKPSEVTPLTALKAKSIYNGTGLPEDLFAVVTGLGAAGQALIDAGVDKLVFTGGVETGRRVAAACGARLIPCVMELGGKAPLIACADADLERTARAIVYGGFSNAGQACISVERVYAHKDVHAQLVARVKELVGELRVGDPSKDYVDVGAIIFPKQIEIAERHIEDALAKGAELVTGGKKRPGPGQFFEPTVLANCTHEMTVMTEEIFGPIVPFAKVESNEEALSLANASHLGLNAYVFTRDTAKGRALAERIEAGSVVLNDVLVNYGATDAPFGGIKQSGYGRVHGDDALRDMAESRHVNYNRFAGPERDPLWYPYTGKSLGWMMRGVRFLFAGNGIIQRLGKLI, encoded by the coding sequence ATGGGCGTCGTGCAATTCGAAAAGGGAGCGGCGGTGGGAACGAACGGCGGACCGCCCGCGGGCGAGATCATCCGGAGCTATGCCCCTGCCAGCGGCGAGCTGCTCGGCGAAGTCCCGGTCATGTCGCAGAACGAGATCTTCGCGGTGGTCGAGCGCGCGCGAAAGGCGCAGGCCGCGTGGGGTGTTCTACCCGTGGCCGAGCGGTGTGAGCGTCTCTTGCGCCTGCGCGACGCCATCGTGGAGCACGCCGAGGAGCTGGTGGAGACGATCACCCGCGAGTGCGGCAAGCCGCGGCACGAGGCCCTCGCGCACGAGGTCACCATCATCGCCGATCTGCTCACGCATTATTGCCGCCGCGCCCCCGATGTGCTCGCCCCGCGCCCCATCGATCTGCACCTGTTCAAGCACCGCAAGAGTTATGTGCATTATACACCCCGCGGGGTCGTCGGCGTCATCTCGCCCTGGAACTACCCGTTCTCGATCCCCATGGGCGACGTCGTCTTCGCGCTCATCACGGGCAGCGCCGCGGTGCTCAAGCCCAGCGAGGTCACGCCCCTCACGGCCCTCAAGGCCAAGAGCATCTACAACGGCACCGGCCTCCCCGAGGATCTCTTCGCCGTGGTCACCGGCCTCGGGGCCGCCGGCCAGGCGCTCATCGACGCCGGCGTGGACAAGCTCGTCTTCACGGGCGGCGTGGAGACCGGGCGTCGCGTGGCGGCGGCTTGCGGGGCGCGCCTCATTCCGTGCGTCATGGAGCTGGGCGGCAAGGCGCCGCTCATCGCCTGCGCCGACGCCGATCTGGAGCGCACCGCCCGGGCCATCGTCTATGGTGGCTTCTCCAACGCCGGGCAAGCGTGCATCTCGGTCGAGCGCGTGTACGCGCACAAGGACGTTCATGCGCAGCTGGTCGCGCGGGTGAAGGAGCTGGTGGGCGAGCTTCGCGTCGGCGATCCGTCCAAGGACTACGTGGACGTGGGGGCGATCATCTTCCCCAAGCAAATCGAGATCGCCGAGCGCCACATCGAAGATGCCCTGGCGAAGGGCGCCGAGCTGGTCACCGGTGGCAAGAAGCGCCCCGGCCCGGGCCAGTTCTTCGAGCCCACCGTCCTCGCCAACTGCACCCACGAAATGACGGTCATGACCGAAGAGATCTTCGGCCCCATCGTCCCCTTCGCCAAGGTGGAGTCCAACGAGGAGGCGCTCTCCCTCGCCAACGCCTCGCACCTGGGCCTCAACGCCTACGTCTTCACCCGCGACACCGCCAAGGGCCGCGCCCTGGCCGAGCGCATCGAGGCCGGCAGCGTGGTGCTCAACGACGTCCTCGTCAACTACGGCGCCACCGACGCGCCCTTCGGCGGCATCAAGCAGTCGGGCTACGGCCGCGTCCACGGCGACGACGCCCTCCGCGACATGGCCGAGTCCCGCCACGTCAACTACAACCGCTTCGCCGGGCCCGAGCGCGATCCCCTCTGGTACCCGTACACCGGCAAGAGCCTCGGCTGGATGATGCGCGGCGTGCGCTTCCTCTTTGCCGGCAACGGCATCATCCAGAGGCTCGGGAAGCTCATTTAG
- a CDS encoding NUDIX hydrolase, whose translation MNFAPLSALPKGALKILYEIMRHVLRRPVVGIVVAAHTRDGRWLLIRRADTGTWAMPGGTLEWGETLRSTMVRELLEETGVSDPVFERVVGVFSRPDRDIRFHAVNVLVRCEVEPPESAPAKERVNPLEIREVAFFREDEVPHPLAMGLSDLFERALAADTGAILE comes from the coding sequence ATGAACTTTGCACCGCTGTCCGCGCTTCCCAAAGGGGCCCTCAAGATTCTCTACGAGATCATGCGGCACGTACTGCGCCGTCCGGTGGTCGGCATCGTGGTGGCGGCGCACACGCGCGACGGAAGATGGCTCTTGATCCGCCGCGCCGACACGGGCACATGGGCCATGCCCGGCGGCACCCTCGAGTGGGGTGAGACCTTGCGCAGCACCATGGTGCGCGAGCTCTTGGAGGAGACGGGCGTGAGCGATCCCGTCTTCGAGCGGGTGGTGGGGGTCTTTTCGCGCCCCGATCGCGATATCCGCTTTCACGCCGTGAATGTGCTGGTCCGCTGCGAGGTGGAGCCGCCCGAGAGCGCCCCCGCGAAGGAGCGCGTGAACCCGCTCGAGATCCGCGAAGTCGCCTTTTTCCGCGAGGACGAGGTGCCGCACCCCCTCGCCATGGGCCTCAGCGATCTCTTCGAGCGGGCGCTCGCCGCCGACACCGGCGCCATCCTCGAGTAA